From Sporosarcina sp. Marseille-Q4943, the proteins below share one genomic window:
- a CDS encoding LysM peptidoglycan-binding domain-containing protein: MTFIQKYGFILLIFFLCTAFTIVGVMKEAKSASNSFVEVTIAEGDTLWGLAQDYSNNDHPKKWIAKVMELNDMQSTTIKSGERLILPKVDPVFPDSMMTELAGEE; encoded by the coding sequence ATGACTTTCATTCAAAAATACGGATTTATTCTATTAATTTTTTTCCTATGCACAGCTTTCACAATCGTAGGTGTCATGAAAGAAGCTAAATCAGCTTCAAATTCTTTTGTCGAAGTGACAATAGCAGAAGGGGATACTCTTTGGGGATTGGCACAAGACTATTCCAACAATGATCATCCGAAGAAATGGATTGCGAAAGTAATGGAACTAAATGACATGCAGTCCACTACAATAAAATCAGGAGAAAGATTAATATTGCCGAAAGTTGACCCAGTCTTTCCCGACTCGATGATGACTGAATTGGCGGGAGAAGAATGA
- a CDS encoding YneF family protein, with amino-acid sequence MVSTIWVILIAVVALIAGVALGFFIARQYMMKYLKENPPINEQMLRMMMMQMGQKPSQKKINQMMAQMNKVSDNAGKKK; translated from the coding sequence ATGGTAAGCACGATTTGGGTAATCCTCATTGCCGTCGTCGCGTTAATCGCTGGTGTGGCCCTCGGATTTTTCATTGCACGTCAATATATGATGAAATATTTGAAGGAAAACCCGCCAATCAATGAACAAATGTTACGTATGATGATGATGCAAATGGGACAAAAACCTTCACAAAAGAAGATTAATCAAATGATGGCACAAATGAACAAAGTAAGTGACAATGCAGGCAAGAAAAAATAA
- a CDS encoding thiamine pyrophosphate-binding protein, with translation MGKSERTVAELVLDQLSLFGVKRIYGVVGDAIIGLIDALAKQDQIQFIAVKHESTAAFMASAEAKLTGRLAVCTATMGPGAANLLNGLGDAYADKAPVLAITGQAPTDKIGTEFPQYVDQQELMKPFASFSATLANQDATVELLHRAVRKSLGQRVVTHLSIPKDLFMEPTSAVPRALPEQIEGFSSFTTDSLSQATSIMKTAKRPMILAGFGAAAASEEVEKLAELWGAGILTSLGGKGLLDESSPHLLQGIGEGGNPHAADVLKDADVVLLAGTAWWPEGYVPSDAQIIQIDTHFDKIEKSIPVKLGIIGSTEEVLPLLRESLQGFSRAEDWVDRCREAKQKWAEQNEQEGNTAGSPVHPSRIMRALDRTVDADAVLCVDTGDGTVWLNRNFRQKQQRILFSGYWRTMGFGLPAAMAAKLEQPEKQVVAIVGDGGLQMTLADLTTATRYGLDITVIVLNNGSLQMERDKINVMNKKEVGVDLTNPDFIKIAEACGWNGFHVATDPELESVLESALKTKAPALVDIQTSQAFFPETN, from the coding sequence ATGGGAAAAAGTGAACGGACAGTTGCAGAATTGGTACTCGATCAACTATCGTTATTCGGTGTAAAACGGATTTACGGTGTAGTCGGTGATGCGATTATCGGTCTCATTGACGCACTTGCAAAACAAGATCAAATTCAATTCATCGCAGTTAAACATGAATCTACTGCTGCTTTCATGGCCTCTGCAGAAGCGAAGCTGACAGGCCGGCTTGCAGTATGTACAGCAACGATGGGTCCTGGGGCAGCCAACTTGCTTAACGGGTTGGGAGACGCATATGCAGACAAAGCGCCTGTCCTCGCAATCACTGGCCAAGCACCGACGGATAAAATCGGAACAGAATTTCCGCAATATGTAGATCAGCAAGAGCTAATGAAACCATTCGCATCGTTTTCCGCTACTCTTGCCAATCAGGATGCAACAGTCGAACTTCTCCATAGAGCAGTGCGCAAATCACTCGGTCAGCGTGTTGTCACTCATTTGTCCATCCCAAAGGATCTTTTCATGGAACCCACTTCTGCAGTGCCGCGAGCTTTGCCAGAACAGATTGAGGGCTTTTCTTCTTTCACAACGGACAGCTTGAGCCAGGCAACATCCATAATGAAAACAGCAAAGCGCCCGATGATTCTCGCAGGCTTCGGAGCAGCCGCTGCGTCAGAAGAGGTGGAGAAACTTGCTGAATTATGGGGGGCTGGCATCTTAACTAGTTTAGGCGGAAAAGGTTTGTTGGATGAATCTTCCCCTCACCTGCTGCAAGGCATTGGCGAAGGCGGCAATCCGCATGCCGCCGATGTCTTGAAAGATGCCGATGTTGTCCTTCTTGCAGGCACGGCATGGTGGCCGGAAGGGTATGTCCCATCTGACGCACAAATTATCCAGATAGACACCCATTTCGATAAAATTGAAAAGAGCATCCCCGTTAAGCTCGGCATTATCGGATCAACAGAAGAAGTTCTTCCGCTTTTAAGGGAGAGTCTGCAAGGATTTTCTCGAGCTGAAGACTGGGTTGACCGTTGCCGGGAAGCTAAACAGAAATGGGCTGAACAAAATGAGCAGGAAGGCAATACTGCGGGGTCTCCCGTGCATCCTTCCCGTATTATGCGTGCCCTTGACAGAACAGTCGATGCAGATGCAGTTCTTTGCGTAGATACAGGCGACGGTACAGTGTGGTTGAATCGCAATTTTAGGCAAAAACAGCAAAGAATATTATTCTCCGGATACTGGCGGACGATGGGGTTCGGTCTTCCTGCAGCGATGGCGGCAAAGCTTGAACAACCGGAAAAACAAGTCGTAGCGATTGTCGGGGATGGCGGCCTGCAAATGACACTTGCCGATTTAACGACTGCGACTCGCTATGGACTCGACATTACTGTCATTGTATTAAATAACGGCTCACTTCAAATGGAAAGGGACAAGATCAATGTCATGAACAAAAAAGAAGTGGGAGTTGATCTCACAAACCCTGATTTCATCAAAATCGCCGAAGCATGCGGATGGAACGGATTCCATGTCGCAACTGATCCGGAGCTTGAATCCGTTCTAGAATCCGCCCTAAAAACAAAAGCACCCGCACTCGTGGACATCCAGACATCCCAAGCATTCTTCCCGGAAACCAACTAA
- a CDS encoding recombinase family protein: MIGKLKTCVLYCRVSTEKDSQEASLSRQEEELKKLADELGLKIVHIFKEKHSGYDMDREGLLDLLDSIRDEKIDAVLIQDETRLGRGNARVAILHLLAKTNTVVITNHDNGALQLNEMDTMLLEILAIVEEYQRKLHNAKIRRGMKRAVRDGYRPERNLINKGNLEGRERIEVPISEIVSLRQKGLTFEEIASVLRGLGHNVSKATVHRRYKEYELEQEG; this comes from the coding sequence ATGATAGGTAAATTGAAGACATGCGTCCTGTATTGCCGTGTCAGCACGGAAAAGGATTCACAGGAAGCTTCATTATCCAGGCAGGAAGAGGAACTGAAGAAACTTGCAGATGAGCTTGGACTGAAGATTGTACATATATTCAAGGAAAAACATAGCGGCTACGATATGGATCGCGAAGGATTGCTTGACTTATTGGACAGCATCCGTGACGAAAAGATTGACGCCGTACTCATACAAGACGAAACAAGACTGGGCAGGGGGAACGCCAGGGTCGCCATCCTGCATTTGCTCGCCAAGACAAACACCGTCGTCATTACAAACCATGATAACGGCGCATTACAATTGAATGAAATGGACACGATGCTGCTGGAGATACTGGCAATTGTGGAAGAATATCAACGTAAATTGCATAACGCGAAAATCCGGAGAGGCATGAAACGCGCAGTCCGTGACGGGTACAGACCAGAACGGAATTTAATAAATAAAGGGAATCTAGAAGGACGCGAACGAATCGAAGTCCCAATCAGTGAAATTGTATCACTGCGTCAAAAGGGACTAACCTTCGAAGAAATCGCAAGTGTACTGAGAGGACTTGGCCATAACGTAAGCAAAGCAACGGTCCACAGAAGATATAAAGAATATGAACTAGAGCAGGAAGGCTGA
- a CDS encoding ABC-three component system protein gives MSNKRRNLTSNDNSILLSEVENMCPLCTKSLMYEKKGGNYKLWEGAHIYPLNPTKEEIELLKDEERLHEDVNNLNNIIALCEECHNKFDNPRTVEEYRKLFVIKKNILIKSETRAKYHDYQIEAEIKEVIGKLVIGFNEAETKPLHMRALKLDKKADETLVRITKNKIRNEIREYYLYIREQFAQLDSQYPKSFNQISSQVKSFYDTLSRHEPSQEVIYNQLTEWLSKKTENSSLGACGIIISFFIQNCEVF, from the coding sequence ATGTCTAACAAAAGAAGAAACTTAACCTCTAATGATAATTCAATATTACTTTCAGAGGTTGAAAATATGTGTCCTTTATGCACAAAATCACTCATGTATGAAAAAAAAGGCGGGAATTATAAGCTGTGGGAAGGTGCACATATATATCCTCTTAATCCTACAAAAGAAGAGATTGAATTATTAAAGGATGAAGAGAGATTGCATGAAGATGTAAATAACTTAAATAATATTATTGCTTTATGTGAAGAGTGCCATAATAAATTTGATAACCCTAGAACTGTTGAGGAGTATAGGAAGCTATTCGTCATCAAGAAAAACATATTAATTAAAAGTGAAACAAGAGCAAAATATCATGATTATCAAATTGAGGCTGAGATAAAAGAGGTTATAGGCAAATTAGTAATAGGATTTAATGAGGCAGAAACTAAACCTCTACATATGAGAGCACTAAAGCTTGACAAAAAAGCAGATGAGACATTAGTTAGAATAACCAAAAATAAGATAAGGAATGAAATTAGAGAATATTACTTATATATAAGAGAACAATTTGCTCAACTGGATAGCCAATATCCAAAATCATTTAATCAAATTTCGTCACAAGTTAAATCTTTTTATGACACCTTAAGTAGGCATGAGCCATCTCAAGAAGTTATATATAACCAACTTACTGAGTGGTTATCCAAAAAAACTGAAAATAGCTCCTTAGGTGCTTGTGGCATAATAATTTCCTTTTTTATTCAGAATTGTGAGGTGTTTTAA
- the lexA gene encoding transcriptional repressor LexA, with translation MKKISKRQQDILSFIKDEVKLKGYPPSVREIGEAVGLASSSTVHGHLARLESKGYIRRDPTKPRAIEVLDPEGLTALKSGVVHVPLVGKVTAGLPITAIENIEEYFPLPDTYGTSDDKLFMLEIVGDSMIEAGILNGDYVVVKQQHTANNGEIVVAMTEEDEATVKRFFKEKDYFRLQPENESMEPIIVNSVSILGKVVGVYRQIH, from the coding sequence ATGAAGAAAATCTCAAAGAGACAGCAGGATATCCTATCGTTTATCAAAGATGAAGTGAAGCTAAAAGGATATCCGCCTTCCGTGCGTGAAATCGGCGAAGCTGTCGGACTAGCTTCAAGCTCAACCGTGCATGGACATTTGGCTAGATTGGAAAGCAAAGGATATATCCGCAGGGACCCGACAAAACCGAGAGCGATCGAGGTATTGGACCCTGAAGGTCTGACGGCGCTGAAATCTGGCGTAGTCCACGTTCCGCTTGTCGGAAAGGTGACCGCAGGCTTGCCGATTACCGCAATTGAAAACATCGAGGAATACTTCCCTTTGCCGGATACGTACGGTACGTCTGACGATAAGCTGTTCATGCTAGAAATTGTCGGAGATAGTATGATAGAAGCTGGAATTCTAAATGGAGATTATGTCGTCGTCAAACAGCAACACACTGCAAACAATGGTGAGATTGTTGTCGCCATGACGGAAGAGGATGAAGCGACCGTAAAACGCTTCTTTAAAGAAAAGGATTACTTCCGATTGCAACCGGAAAATGAATCAATGGAGCCGATCATCGTCAATTCAGTTTCCATATTAGGAAAAGTTGTCGGCGTTTATCGCCAAATTCATTAA
- a CDS encoding DUF896 domain-containing protein: MLSQDKIKRINELSKKSKTIGLSIEEAKEQTQLRKEYLETFRSSMRDTIENVKVIDPQGNDVTPDKVKDARNKKFLN, translated from the coding sequence ATGTTATCTCAAGATAAAATTAAACGAATCAACGAACTATCGAAAAAGTCGAAAACAATCGGCCTATCAATCGAAGAAGCAAAAGAACAAACTCAACTGCGCAAAGAATACTTGGAAACATTTCGCTCATCCATGCGCGACACAATCGAGAACGTCAAAGTAATCGATCCGCAAGGCAACGACGTCACACCTGACAAAGTGAAAGATGCACGGAATAAGAAGTTTCTGAACTGA
- a CDS encoding ABC-three component system middle component 7, which translates to MLVPNKVITFNDSIIGKMTFILDFIIKNEMTIQDLYFATQEHFGEIDEFIYSLDVLFLLDAIKVDFNKGVVSYVKRD; encoded by the coding sequence ATGTTAGTACCAAACAAGGTAATAACTTTTAATGATTCTATAATTGGAAAAATGACCTTTATTCTTGATTTCATAATTAAAAATGAAATGACTATACAGGATCTATATTTTGCTACACAAGAGCACTTTGGAGAAATAGATGAGTTTATTTACTCATTGGATGTATTATTCCTATTGGATGCAATTAAAGTGGATTTTAATAAAGGAGTAGTTTCATATGTTAAAAGAGATTAG
- a CDS encoding DUF2326 domain-containing protein, producing MLKEIRSVIFKKDTIKFHKGLNVVLGDTKGTNSIGKSTLLMIIDFIFGGKTYLSHNSDVVTNLGHHDFWFTFEFKELDYHFIRGTEDKDVVYRSNTKMEKLDTIKLGDYTEELKNHYELQSQQLKFRAAVSTFSRIWGKNNYNVKKPLHNHQSEKNIDTVTNLIKIFNEFETVAQQDEYLKKLDNSKKVLNSAGRLKLIPKINKTKYEKNKKEIGILNTEIEKLGKSAYSLSINIKDIVTGELIQYRKMKKDLLEEKEYFQSRLNRIRSIKKPSGAGFDSLLEFFPNVNLEKLVNIDLFHKGISSILSDELKSARKELLAKIQNLENEINQINIKLEELLNPNEEFNLFIDNLIELSSTLKNLQIENDYYTKLEILKSDISSKTEELDKIKEEIVKDIKKKINDKLNDLIHEVKRTAPELDLTYNNYEYNFFENTGTGKAYTNLIIFDLAIFSLTDIPYIIHDSFLFKNIEKEAVEQIIKFYNSMTKQVFIAIDVINIYNKETQTILKEKKVIQLSKDELLTTLDWRDSKK from the coding sequence ATGTTAAAAGAGATTAGGAGTGTAATATTTAAAAAGGATACCATAAAATTTCATAAAGGTTTAAATGTTGTTTTAGGTGATACCAAAGGAACAAATTCAATTGGTAAATCAACTTTACTAATGATTATAGACTTTATATTTGGTGGAAAAACATACCTTTCACATAATAGTGATGTTGTTACAAACTTAGGTCATCATGATTTTTGGTTCACTTTTGAGTTTAAAGAGCTTGATTATCATTTTATTAGGGGCACAGAAGATAAAGATGTTGTATATAGAAGTAACACTAAAATGGAAAAGCTTGATACTATTAAATTGGGTGATTATACAGAGGAATTAAAAAATCACTATGAGCTACAGTCACAGCAATTAAAATTTAGAGCTGCAGTCAGCACCTTTTCTAGAATTTGGGGTAAAAATAATTACAATGTTAAAAAACCTCTCCACAACCATCAATCTGAAAAAAATATTGATACTGTAACCAATTTAATAAAAATCTTTAATGAATTTGAGACCGTTGCACAACAAGATGAATATTTGAAGAAGTTGGATAATTCAAAGAAAGTCTTAAATAGTGCTGGAAGGCTGAAATTAATCCCCAAAATCAATAAGACTAAATATGAAAAAAACAAAAAAGAAATTGGTATTCTAAATACTGAAATTGAAAAGTTAGGAAAAAGTGCATATAGTCTCTCCATCAATATTAAAGATATAGTAACTGGTGAATTAATTCAGTATAGAAAAATGAAAAAAGACTTATTAGAGGAGAAAGAATACTTCCAATCTAGGTTGAATAGGATTAGGAGTATAAAAAAACCTTCAGGTGCAGGATTTGATAGTCTTTTAGAATTTTTCCCAAATGTTAATCTAGAAAAACTGGTTAATATAGACCTGTTTCATAAAGGGATTAGTTCTATTCTTAGTGATGAATTGAAAAGTGCAAGAAAAGAGTTGTTGGCAAAAATTCAAAACTTAGAAAATGAAATCAATCAAATAAATATAAAATTAGAGGAACTCCTAAATCCCAATGAAGAGTTTAATTTATTTATAGATAATCTAATTGAACTTTCTTCAACACTAAAGAATCTGCAAATAGAGAATGACTATTACACTAAGTTAGAAATTCTAAAATCAGATATTTCATCTAAAACAGAAGAACTTGATAAAATAAAAGAAGAAATAGTTAAAGACATTAAGAAGAAAATTAATGATAAGTTAAATGACCTAATTCATGAGGTCAAAAGAACTGCACCTGAATTAGATCTAACCTACAATAATTATGAGTATAATTTTTTTGAGAATACAGGCACTGGAAAAGCATATACAAATTTAATAATTTTTGACTTAGCTATATTTTCACTTACTGATATTCCATATATAATACATGACTCCTTCTTGTTTAAAAACATTGAAAAAGAGGCAGTAGAACAAATAATCAAATTCTATAACTCAATGACAAAACAAGTATTTATTGCTATTGATGTCATAAATATCTACAACAAAGAAACTCAGACTATATTAAAGGAAAAGAAAGTAATCCAGTTGTCTAAAGATGAGTTATTGACTACATTGGACTGGAGAGACAGCAAGAAATAA
- the tkt gene encoding transketolase gives MTEKIDQLAINTIRTLSIDAIEKANSGHPGLPMGAAPMAYTLWTKHMHHNPSNPEWFNRDRFVLSAGHGSMLLYSLLHLSGYGLPMEELKNFRQWGSKTPGHPEYGHTIGVEATTGPLGQGIGMAVGMAMAEKHLAATYNRPGFDIVDHYTYALCGDGDLMEGVAAEAISLAGHLQLDKLIVLYDSNDISLDGDLDMSFTENIRKRFESYGWNYIRVEDGNNIELVSKAIEEAKGNSGGPTMIEVKTVIGYGSPNKSGKADVHGAPLGEDEMKLTKEYYKWTYEEDFCVPEGVYETFKEATDELGVKKEQQWNELFTQYESEHADLANQLKAAIKGEMPEGLQEALPTYEAGSSHATRSASGDAINAIANVLPSFFGGSADLAGSNKTTIKGAGDFLPGDYTGRNIWFGVREFAMGTALNGMALHGGLHVFGGTFFVFSDYVRPAIRLSALMGMPVTYVFTHDSIAVGEDGPTHEPVEHLSSFRSMPGLTVIRPADGNETSAAWNIAVSSKNRPTLLVLSRQNLEVLPKSGELAMDGVKRGAYTISPAEKDVADGILIATGSEVNLAVSAQAKLREEGIEVAVVSMPSWDLFEQQDEQYKESVLPKAVKKRLSIEMGASLGWHKYVGDEGGVMAIDTFGASAPGEKVIAEYGFTEENVVREMKTILGRN, from the coding sequence ATGACCGAAAAGATTGACCAATTAGCAATAAACACGATTAGGACGTTATCCATCGATGCAATCGAAAAGGCGAATTCCGGCCACCCGGGATTGCCAATGGGAGCTGCTCCGATGGCTTACACCCTATGGACAAAACATATGCATCATAATCCTTCGAATCCTGAATGGTTCAACCGCGACCGATTTGTACTATCGGCAGGTCACGGTTCCATGCTGTTATACAGCCTGCTTCACTTAAGCGGCTACGGTTTGCCGATGGAGGAATTGAAAAACTTCAGACAATGGGGATCGAAAACGCCAGGTCATCCTGAATACGGCCATACTATCGGTGTTGAAGCGACAACGGGACCACTCGGACAAGGAATTGGGATGGCAGTAGGAATGGCGATGGCTGAAAAGCATTTGGCAGCTACTTATAACCGTCCAGGTTTCGACATTGTAGACCATTACACGTACGCGCTTTGCGGCGATGGTGACCTCATGGAAGGTGTGGCAGCAGAGGCGATTTCCCTTGCCGGTCATCTGCAATTGGATAAATTAATTGTCCTCTATGATAGCAACGACATTTCCTTGGATGGAGATTTGGATATGTCATTTACGGAAAACATCCGTAAGCGTTTCGAATCATATGGCTGGAACTATATCCGTGTGGAAGATGGCAATAATATCGAACTGGTTTCAAAAGCTATTGAAGAGGCGAAAGGCAATTCAGGCGGTCCGACAATGATTGAAGTGAAGACAGTCATCGGGTATGGATCACCAAATAAATCCGGTAAGGCAGACGTCCATGGTGCACCTCTTGGCGAAGACGAAATGAAGCTTACGAAAGAATACTACAAGTGGACGTACGAAGAGGATTTCTGTGTTCCTGAAGGTGTCTATGAGACATTCAAAGAGGCAACCGATGAATTGGGCGTCAAGAAAGAACAACAGTGGAACGAGCTGTTTACACAATATGAAAGCGAACATGCTGATTTAGCTAATCAATTGAAGGCTGCAATCAAGGGTGAAATGCCTGAAGGACTTCAAGAAGCGCTTCCTACGTATGAAGCTGGTTCATCACATGCAACCCGCTCAGCTTCAGGAGACGCAATCAATGCCATTGCAAACGTATTGCCTTCATTCTTCGGTGGAAGCGCAGACCTTGCAGGATCAAACAAGACGACGATCAAAGGTGCGGGAGACTTCCTTCCGGGAGATTATACAGGACGTAACATTTGGTTCGGTGTCCGTGAATTTGCAATGGGTACTGCTTTGAACGGTATGGCGCTTCACGGAGGGTTACATGTGTTCGGTGGAACGTTCTTCGTATTCAGCGATTACGTGAGACCAGCAATCAGATTGTCCGCTCTAATGGGCATGCCTGTCACATACGTGTTTACACATGACAGCATTGCAGTAGGTGAAGATGGTCCTACACATGAACCGGTTGAACATTTATCATCATTCCGTTCAATGCCAGGATTGACAGTCATCCGCCCGGCTGATGGCAATGAAACTTCGGCTGCTTGGAATATTGCGGTCTCATCGAAGAACAGACCGACATTACTCGTCTTATCCCGTCAGAATCTAGAAGTGTTGCCGAAATCCGGTGAACTTGCAATGGATGGCGTGAAACGCGGTGCTTATACGATTTCACCTGCCGAAAAAGACGTGGCCGACGGAATTTTGATTGCTACAGGTTCGGAAGTGAACCTGGCTGTCTCGGCACAAGCAAAACTACGTGAAGAAGGAATCGAAGTTGCAGTCGTATCCATGCCTTCATGGGATTTGTTCGAGCAGCAGGATGAGCAATATAAAGAAAGCGTACTGCCAAAAGCAGTGAAAAAACGCCTATCCATCGAAATGGGAGCCTCCCTAGGATGGCATAAATATGTAGGTGACGAAGGTGGAGTCATGGCAATTGACACGTTTGGAGCAAGTGCTCCAGGGGAAAAGGTCATTGCGGAGTATGGTTTCACTGAAGAGAATGTAGTTCGTGAAATGAAAACGATTCTCGGTCGTAACTAA
- the sirA gene encoding sporulation inhibitor of replication protein SirA: MRTYDIYKVKKRYQSFILGREGLLYDLLKDHAQEEPLQEVKYLCDEIEESAIDQAILSNLGKSFTTVESDDGEYKLSHPMKGSIHISLTPYSLQAYCDGSRMLDLDLFVALSGADDRFFAVMDEHGEWGWLKPIKQETQLGNNRSFLF, from the coding sequence ATGAGAACTTATGATATTTATAAAGTGAAGAAAAGATACCAATCATTTATACTAGGCAGAGAAGGCCTGCTCTATGATTTGCTAAAGGATCATGCTCAGGAAGAACCTTTACAGGAAGTTAAGTATTTATGCGATGAAATCGAAGAATCCGCGATTGACCAAGCAATCCTTAGCAATTTAGGAAAGAGTTTTACGACGGTCGAAAGTGATGATGGAGAATATAAATTGTCCCATCCGATGAAAGGGTCGATCCATATTTCATTGACGCCGTATTCGCTTCAAGCGTATTGCGACGGTTCGCGTATGCTCGACCTAGACTTGTTCGTTGCATTATCCGGGGCGGATGATCGTTTTTTTGCCGTAATGGACGAGCATGGCGAGTGGGGGTGGCTGAAGCCTATTAAACAGGAAACTCAACTCGGGAACAATCGGTCGTTCTTATTTTAA
- a CDS encoding methionine gamma-lyase family protein encodes MKIHEFTSEIETKAEETEQKLAPYFRKVEKTAFYNQRKVLAAFRKNMVSDFHLTGSTGYGYDDSGRDVLEQVYADTFGAEACLVRNQIISGTHAISTSLFGVLRPGDELLYITGKPYDTLDSIVSGNGEDTGSLTDWGITYKHVDLQEDGAVDFEEVKKNIHSKTKMIGIQRSKGYSDRPSFLVEEIGEMVRFVKSINPELIVFVDNCYGEFVETKEPIEVGADLMAGSLIKNPGGGLARTGGYIAGRADLVKKCAYRMTSPGIGAEAGASLDTLLEMYQGFFIAPHVVSQSVKGALFTAGFLESFGLNTTPHYSTDRTDLIQSVNFENAEQMIAFCRTIQENSPVNAHYAPEPSYMPGYTDDVIMAAGTFIQGSSIELTADGPIRPPYTAYVQGGLTYEHVKAAVMSSMDKLLKNEMMNN; translated from the coding sequence ATGAAGATACATGAATTTACTTCCGAAATCGAAACGAAAGCGGAAGAAACTGAACAAAAACTAGCCCCTTATTTTAGAAAAGTTGAAAAGACGGCCTTTTACAATCAACGGAAAGTGCTGGCAGCTTTCCGAAAAAACATGGTGAGCGATTTTCATCTGACCGGCTCTACGGGTTACGGATATGATGATAGCGGCAGGGATGTGCTTGAACAAGTATATGCAGACACATTCGGCGCGGAAGCCTGTCTCGTTCGTAACCAGATCATCTCGGGAACACATGCCATTTCAACGAGCTTGTTCGGCGTACTCCGGCCAGGGGATGAACTCCTTTATATAACGGGTAAACCATACGACACACTAGATTCAATCGTGTCCGGAAATGGTGAGGATACCGGATCGCTTACAGATTGGGGAATCACATACAAACACGTCGATCTGCAGGAAGACGGCGCAGTCGATTTTGAAGAAGTGAAGAAGAATATTCATAGCAAAACGAAAATGATCGGCATTCAACGTTCAAAAGGGTATTCGGACCGTCCTTCCTTCCTTGTTGAAGAAATCGGGGAAATGGTCCGCTTTGTTAAATCGATTAATCCGGAACTTATCGTATTTGTCGATAATTGCTACGGTGAATTCGTTGAGACGAAAGAGCCGATTGAAGTAGGTGCCGATTTGATGGCTGGCTCACTCATAAAAAATCCAGGTGGGGGTCTTGCTAGGACAGGTGGGTATATTGCGGGACGTGCAGACCTCGTGAAAAAATGTGCTTACCGTATGACATCACCTGGAATCGGTGCTGAAGCGGGTGCATCTCTTGATACGTTGTTAGAAATGTATCAAGGCTTCTTCATTGCGCCGCACGTCGTCAGTCAATCTGTGAAAGGGGCTCTCTTTACAGCAGGATTCCTAGAAAGCTTCGGACTCAATACGACTCCACATTATTCAACTGATAGGACCGATTTGATTCAGTCCGTAAATTTTGAAAATGCTGAGCAGATGATCGCTTTCTGTAGGACAATCCAGGAGAACTCGCCGGTAAATGCGCATTATGCACCAGAACCGTCATATATGCCTGGTTATACGGATGACGTCATCATGGCAGCGGGAACATTTATTCAGGGCTCAAGTATCGAACTCACCGCAGACGGCCCGATCCGTCCGCCTTACACGGCCTACGTACAAGGTGGATTGACATATGAACATGTTAAGGCTGCTGTCATGTCTTCAATGGATAAGCTTTTGAAAAATGAAATGATGAATAATTGA